The Sulfitobacter donghicola DSW-25 = KCTC 12864 = JCM 14565 genome has a segment encoding these proteins:
- a CDS encoding acyl-CoA dehydrogenase family protein — translation MNFDLTEERQMLQDTLRRFLRERYDTATRNQILDSDSGMSADIWSELAELGVIGALFTEEQGGFGGKGFDISVVFEELGRAGVVEPFLDTAVLAGGLIADLGNADQLSHVEEIIGGGLQLAFAHGEPTSRYELTQVSTSAMEKDGDVVLNGRKAVVVNAEAADMLVVSARESGAVGDAEGISLFLVPKDAKGLTIQGYALLAGGRAAEVTLDDVTVPASARLGAAGKAASAIEARIAAANVAQTAETLGAMDTACGLTKDYLGTRKQFGRPIGTFQALAHRMSDLLIEMEQARSAVIIAAGHLEADRGTRERHVSAAKNLIGRVGRLVGEEAIQLHGGIAMTQEYELAHIAKRIIMADHRFGDVDHHLERFIALSAA, via the coding sequence ATGAATTTTGATCTGACAGAAGAACGTCAAATGCTCCAAGATACGCTGCGCCGTTTCCTGCGCGAGCGGTACGACACAGCCACCCGCAACCAGATTCTGGACAGCGACAGCGGCATGTCCGCTGACATCTGGTCCGAGCTGGCAGAGCTGGGCGTTATCGGCGCGCTGTTCACCGAAGAGCAGGGCGGTTTCGGCGGCAAGGGCTTTGATATCTCGGTGGTGTTCGAGGAACTCGGCCGCGCAGGTGTGGTTGAACCCTTCCTTGATACGGCGGTTTTGGCTGGTGGTTTGATTGCCGATTTGGGCAATGCCGATCAGCTTTCTCATGTCGAAGAAATCATCGGTGGCGGGCTTCAACTGGCCTTTGCCCACGGCGAGCCGACCAGCCGTTATGAGCTGACGCAGGTCTCGACCTCGGCGATGGAAAAAGACGGTGATGTTGTGTTGAACGGCCGCAAGGCTGTGGTTGTGAACGCCGAAGCGGCGGACATGTTGGTTGTCTCGGCACGCGAAAGCGGCGCCGTTGGCGATGCTGAGGGCATCTCGCTCTTCCTTGTTCCCAAGGATGCAAAAGGTCTGACCATTCAGGGCTATGCACTGTTGGCTGGTGGCCGCGCTGCCGAAGTGACATTGGATGATGTGACGGTTCCCGCGTCTGCGCGGTTGGGCGCAGCTGGCAAAGCGGCCTCGGCCATTGAGGCGCGCATCGCGGCGGCCAATGTGGCCCAGACGGCTGAAACCTTGGGCGCGATGGACACGGCCTGTGGGCTGACCAAGGACTACCTTGGCACGCGCAAGCAGTTTGGTCGTCCGATCGGCACGTTTCAGGCCTTGGCCCACCGCATGTCGGATTTGTTGATCGAAATGGAACAGGCGCGTTCGGCTGTGATCATCGCGGCAGGCCATCTGGAAGCAGATCGTGGCACGCGCGAACGCCACGTATCCGCAGCCAAAAACCTGATTGGCCGCGTGGGGCGTCTGGTGGGCGAAGAGGCCATCCAGCTGCATGGCGGTATCGCGATGACGCAGGAATACGAACTGGCCCATATCGCCAAACGCATCATCATGGCCGATCACCGCTTTGGTGATGTTGATCACCATCTGGAGCGGTTTATTGCCCTCTCAGCAGCCTAA
- a CDS encoding oxepin-CoA hydrolase, alternative type, producing the protein MSARLEDAGDRLIVWNGNTHKRGALSPELYACIIKACETAQDGRIKSIILTSEGPFFCAGGDLNVLINRKKMPEDARRTAIEGLHDVIRAMRACPVPIIASVEGGAAGAGLSIALACDVVVAAKGAKFVAAYVKAGLVPDGGLTAHLARALPRQLAMEMCLLAQPVLAERMHALGAVNAITDEGGAMEQARIFADRFAAGPRDAQRAIRKMVAAAYDVTEAEQLDHERDAMAVATGAPEAAEGIAAFLEKRRPNYS; encoded by the coding sequence ATGAGCGCACGACTGGAAGACGCGGGCGACCGCCTGATCGTTTGGAACGGCAATACCCATAAACGCGGTGCGCTGTCGCCAGAGCTATATGCCTGCATCATCAAGGCCTGCGAGACCGCCCAAGACGGGCGGATAAAGTCGATTATCCTGACGTCTGAGGGCCCTTTCTTTTGCGCTGGTGGCGATTTGAACGTCTTGATCAACCGCAAAAAGATGCCAGAGGATGCGCGACGCACTGCCATTGAAGGTTTGCACGATGTCATCCGCGCCATGCGGGCCTGCCCAGTGCCGATCATTGCCTCGGTTGAGGGCGGCGCGGCGGGGGCTGGCCTTAGCATTGCGCTGGCCTGTGATGTGGTGGTCGCGGCGAAGGGGGCTAAATTTGTCGCCGCCTATGTCAAGGCGGGGTTGGTCCCTGATGGGGGGCTTACCGCGCATCTGGCACGCGCTTTGCCGCGCCAGTTGGCGATGGAGATGTGCCTGCTGGCGCAACCCGTCTTGGCCGAGCGGATGCATGCCTTGGGCGCGGTGAATGCGATAACCGATGAAGGCGGCGCGATGGAACAGGCGCGCATCTTTGCGGATCGTTTTGCCGCTGGACCACGTGATGCGCAGCGCGCAATTCGCAAGATGGTCGCCGCCGCCTATGACGTGACCGAGGCCGAGCAGCTGGATCACGAACGCGATGCAATGGCCGTTGCCACAGGCGCGCCCGAAGCCGCCGAAGGCATCGCAGCATTTCTGGAGAAACGCAGACCGAATTACAGCTGA
- the rpe gene encoding ribulose-phosphate 3-epimerase translates to MSFDRSIKIAPSILASDFANFGAECAAVEAQGADWIHVDVMDGHFVPNITFGAATCAAIRPHIKGIMDVHLMISPVDAYIEDFANAGADFITAHVEAGPHIHRTLQAIRATGAKAGVALNPGTPAEAVEHLLDLTDLVCVMTVNPGFGGQKFIDMSAKIKTLRNMIGDRPVHIEIDGGVDPKTAPIVAGAGADVLVAGSAVFKGGSVSDPAPYGTNIRAIREAANGVYV, encoded by the coding sequence ATGTCCTTCGACCGCTCCATCAAAATCGCCCCTTCCATCCTTGCCTCTGACTTTGCCAACTTTGGCGCCGAATGTGCCGCCGTCGAGGCGCAAGGCGCTGACTGGATTCACGTGGATGTTATGGACGGGCATTTTGTGCCCAACATCACCTTTGGTGCTGCGACATGTGCTGCCATCCGCCCTCACATCAAAGGGATCATGGATGTCCACCTGATGATCTCACCGGTGGATGCCTATATCGAAGATTTCGCCAATGCTGGCGCTGATTTCATCACCGCCCACGTTGAGGCAGGCCCGCATATTCACCGCACCCTGCAAGCCATCCGCGCAACAGGTGCCAAAGCAGGCGTTGCCCTAAACCCGGGCACACCAGCAGAAGCCGTCGAGCACCTGCTGGACCTGACAGACCTTGTCTGCGTGATGACAGTAAACCCCGGCTTTGGGGGGCAGAAATTCATTGATATGAGCGCAAAGATCAAAACCCTGCGCAACATGATTGGTGACCGCCCTGTGCACATCGAAATCGACGGCGGCGTTGACCCGAAAACAGCCCCCATCGTTGCAGGTGCAGGCGCAGACGTGCTGGTCGCGGGGTCTGCCGTGTTCAAAGGCGGCTCGGTCAGTGACCCTGCCCCCTATGGCACCAACATCCGAGCGATCCGCGAAGCGGCCAATGGCGTTTACGTCTGA
- a CDS encoding IclR family transcriptional regulator, with protein sequence MAEQNTDRKFATTLARGLAVLRVFRASDNGLTHAQIAERTGLPKPTISRLTYTLCELGYLSHGSRNDRFRLGPASMVLGSVASVAVNFVDRVSDDMQRLADETGTLALIAVRDGDRMMLVRTWRPATASTIWLEPGHRIPLHGSSSGMAFLAALDAERFEALEPDEQMRKFRQDGYDQLVGKGFLIASEETRYASTINAVSVPYYAAEFGEAVAFTCGATPQELPQERMTNDVGPALHALVQNLEQRTGRIPALSRR encoded by the coding sequence ATGGCAGAGCAAAACACAGATCGGAAATTCGCCACCACGCTTGCCCGTGGTCTTGCGGTATTGCGCGTCTTTCGGGCCAGTGACAATGGCCTGACCCATGCCCAGATCGCCGAGCGGACAGGCCTGCCCAAACCGACGATATCAAGGTTGACCTATACATTGTGCGAATTGGGCTATCTTAGCCATGGTTCGCGAAATGATCGCTTCCGCCTTGGGCCTGCTTCGATGGTTTTGGGTTCTGTTGCCTCGGTCGCGGTGAACTTTGTGGACCGCGTGAGTGACGACATGCAGCGGTTAGCGGATGAAACCGGAACGCTTGCATTGATAGCGGTACGCGACGGAGATCGCATGATGCTGGTGCGAACATGGCGCCCCGCAACGGCATCGACGATCTGGCTAGAGCCCGGTCACCGCATCCCCCTGCATGGGTCAAGTTCGGGAATGGCTTTTCTGGCGGCGCTGGATGCTGAACGTTTTGAGGCATTGGAGCCTGATGAGCAGATGCGCAAATTTCGGCAGGATGGATATGACCAACTGGTTGGCAAAGGGTTCCTGATCGCCTCGGAAGAGACCCGTTACGCCAGCACAATAAACGCGGTGAGCGTCCCATACTACGCAGCGGAATTTGGAGAGGCTGTTGCCTTTACCTGCGGGGCGACCCCACAAGAGTTACCGCAAGAAAGAATGACGAATGACGTTGGCCCTGCGCTGCATGCGCTTGTCCAAAACCTAGAACAGCGGACAGGCCGGATACCGGCGCTGAGCCGCCGTTGA
- a CDS encoding PaaI family thioesterase, producing the protein MLITIWSGLLPSQQPKENAGFIHDETGTQRLVGYVVDVRDPAHGRCYLDVTDDHLNRHGALHGGIAVTLLDNASGTTGSLTVDPSGKAPFLTVSMNTQFIGSGRPGRMTATGTVTGGGRSLLFIAAELVHEDGTLVATSNGVFKRVPQEKLK; encoded by the coding sequence ATGTTGATCACCATCTGGAGCGGTTTATTGCCCTCTCAGCAGCCTAAAGAAAACGCCGGTTTCATCCATGATGAGACCGGCACACAACGCCTTGTCGGCTATGTCGTTGATGTACGCGATCCCGCGCATGGGCGGTGTTATCTAGACGTGACGGACGACCACCTAAACCGCCACGGCGCATTGCACGGCGGTATCGCCGTGACCCTGTTGGATAATGCCTCGGGCACCACGGGATCGCTTACGGTTGATCCTTCGGGGAAGGCGCCTTTTTTGACGGTTTCCATGAATACTCAATTCATCGGATCAGGCCGCCCGGGTCGCATGACCGCAACAGGAACCGTGACCGGTGGCGGACGCAGCCTGCTATTTATCGCCGCGGAGCTGGTCCACGAAGATGGAACATTGGTCGCCACTTCGAACGGTGTTTTCAAACGCGTCCCACAGGAGAAGTTGAAATGA
- a CDS encoding 3-hydroxyacyl-CoA dehydrogenase NAD-binding domain-containing protein, which produces MTNPVTYETQGAIAVLRINNPPVNALSQAVRQGLSDGMDRAEADRDVKAVLIVGEGRAFIAGADITEFGKLPMEPNLPDLCTRIESSPLLVAASMHGVTLGGGLEVALGTHYRIAQPTARLGLPEVHLGLLPGAGGTQRLPRLTGADKAIEIMISGRQIKAAEALELGLLDKVEEGDPQEVGLAFVNELLANGAPRRAVSELPAAAPIDWEAAHAGALKKGRGQINVGTIVRAVQAASELGFAEGMERERGLFMELLQSDQSKGMIHAFFNERAVSNLPELKGVAPRALNAIGVIGGGTMGAGIATAALLAKLDVVLIETGQEQADAARGRIEGNLQGALKRGKISQPQYDALTTKALTLATNYASLGEVDLVVEAVFEDMAVKKEVFAKLDAACKQGAILASNTSYLDVDEIAAATSRPEDVIGLHFFSPAHVMKLLEVVVADKTAADVVATGFELGKRLGKISVRSGVCDGFIGNRILAAYRTAADHMVLDGASPYQIDSALTGFGFAMGPFAVGDLAGLDIGWMTRKRKAADRHPDERVPTYADRLCEEGHFGRKTGAGYYLYEAGSRASVPNPRIPELIAAEQAELNITPRDFSDEEIVRRYMCAMVNEAAKVVEEGIARRPADVDMVLLFGYGFPRYGGGPLKWADLQGLAGVLADIEHYAQEDAWFWKPAPLLKSLVADGRSFDDLNRAGG; this is translated from the coding sequence ATGACAAACCCAGTTACCTATGAAACCCAAGGCGCCATTGCCGTTTTGCGTATCAACAACCCGCCTGTGAACGCGTTGTCTCAGGCCGTGCGTCAGGGTCTGTCAGACGGGATGGACCGCGCCGAAGCGGATCGCGATGTGAAGGCGGTGCTGATCGTCGGCGAGGGGCGCGCCTTTATCGCGGGCGCAGACATCACCGAATTCGGCAAACTCCCGATGGAGCCAAACCTGCCTGATCTTTGCACCCGCATTGAAAGCTCTCCTTTGCTGGTGGCAGCGTCGATGCATGGCGTCACATTGGGTGGGGGGCTAGAGGTGGCGCTGGGCACCCATTACCGTATTGCGCAACCGACGGCGCGCCTTGGCCTGCCTGAGGTGCATTTGGGGCTGCTGCCGGGTGCGGGCGGTACGCAGCGTTTGCCACGTTTGACCGGTGCGGACAAAGCGATCGAGATCATGATCTCGGGCCGTCAGATCAAAGCGGCAGAGGCGCTAGAACTGGGACTGCTCGACAAGGTCGAGGAAGGTGATCCACAAGAGGTTGGGCTGGCTTTTGTCAATGAATTGCTCGCCAACGGGGCGCCGCGCCGCGCGGTTTCGGAACTGCCCGCAGCTGCCCCGATTGATTGGGAGGCCGCCCATGCAGGCGCGTTGAAAAAGGGGCGCGGTCAGATCAACGTCGGTACCATTGTGCGCGCCGTTCAAGCGGCAAGCGAACTCGGCTTTGCCGAGGGGATGGAGCGCGAGCGCGGCCTCTTTATGGAATTGCTGCAAAGCGACCAAAGCAAAGGGATGATCCACGCCTTCTTTAACGAACGCGCCGTCAGCAATTTGCCCGAACTCAAAGGTGTTGCACCCCGCGCGCTGAACGCCATTGGCGTCATTGGCGGGGGCACAATGGGCGCAGGCATCGCAACGGCGGCTTTGCTGGCGAAACTGGATGTTGTCCTGATCGAAACGGGCCAAGAGCAGGCCGATGCAGCCCGCGGCCGTATCGAGGGGAACCTGCAAGGCGCGTTAAAGCGCGGCAAGATCAGCCAGCCGCAATATGACGCGCTCACCACAAAGGCGCTGACGCTGGCAACCAATTACGCCAGCCTTGGTGAGGTTGATCTGGTGGTCGAGGCCGTGTTCGAAGACATGGCGGTCAAGAAAGAGGTCTTTGCCAAGCTTGATGCGGCCTGCAAACAAGGTGCCATTCTGGCGTCCAACACATCGTATCTGGATGTGGACGAGATCGCAGCGGCCACCAGCCGCCCCGAAGATGTAATCGGGCTCCACTTCTTTTCACCTGCTCATGTGATGAAATTGTTAGAGGTCGTCGTCGCGGATAAAACGGCGGCTGATGTGGTCGCGACAGGGTTTGAGCTGGGCAAACGTCTGGGCAAAATCTCGGTCCGGTCGGGCGTATGTGACGGGTTTATCGGCAACCGCATTCTGGCGGCTTACCGAACGGCGGCGGATCATATGGTGCTGGATGGGGCAAGCCCCTATCAGATCGACAGCGCCTTAACCGGTTTCGGTTTTGCGATGGGGCCTTTCGCGGTGGGTGACCTTGCCGGACTTGATATCGGCTGGATGACCCGCAAACGCAAAGCCGCAGACCGCCATCCGGATGAACGCGTGCCGACCTATGCCGACCGCCTCTGCGAAGAGGGCCATTTCGGTCGCAAAACGGGCGCAGGCTATTACCTGTACGAAGCAGGCAGCCGCGCCAGTGTGCCAAACCCGAGAATCCCCGAATTAATCGCCGCCGAGCAGGCCGAACTCAATATTACGCCACGTGATTTCAGCGATGAGGAGATTGTCAGGCGCTATATGTGTGCGATGGTGAACGAAGCTGCAAAAGTCGTGGAAGAGGGCATCGCCCGACGTCCGGCTGATGTGGATATGGTGCTGCTCTTTGGCTACGGCTTTCCGCGTTACGGGGGCGGGCCATTGAAATGGGCTGATCTGCAAGGCTTGGCTGGGGTGTTGGCCGATATCGAACATTACGCGCAGGAGGATGCGTGGTTCTGGAAGCCTGCCCCGCTGCTGAAATCGCTGGTGGCCGACGGCCGCAGCTTTGACGACCTAAATCGCGCTGGCGGATAA
- a CDS encoding class I adenylate-forming enzyme family protein, with the protein MERVEDFLKERVRLAPETTALSDSSGAHWSYAQLDKASDDLAAELKAVGVQPNDRVLLLVENCAAAVATLHAAWKIGAVIIPLNARQTEGEVARVVKHATPAAIVMTSHVSPDATAHATRMGAQEITGAFGTMHLAKGVSDPDPVLSDVAVLLYTTGTTGDPKGVMLTHSGVRFGGMASSGLRKMVPEDVVYGVLPMSHVFGLISVLVGACHTGAHVQIDARFSAQKLYDAAMGGVTIIPAVPQMHALVMQYTKEQGMERLGAPKLRYVSSGGAPLDPTWKRKAEAFYELPLQNGFGMTETSSGASATQNELGSPDISVGPVTPGTRARIDVDAPGGNGEEEGEVLVAGPHVMKGYYRNPTETAKAIDADGWLHTGDLGKIDEEGNLYILGRSKELIIHGGFNVYPPEVEAALNDHPQVIQSAVVGRTKDGDEEVLAFVQVADADRPDVEALRAFVKERLTGYKRPKHIVLATALPAAPTGKLLKHKMIETFADQLP; encoded by the coding sequence ATGGAAAGGGTAGAGGATTTCCTGAAAGAGCGGGTGCGTCTGGCACCTGAAACAACGGCGCTAAGCGATTCAAGCGGCGCGCATTGGAGCTATGCCCAGCTGGATAAGGCAAGTGACGATCTGGCAGCAGAGCTAAAGGCCGTTGGGGTGCAACCAAACGACCGTGTTCTTTTGCTGGTCGAAAACTGCGCGGCAGCGGTGGCGACATTACACGCGGCGTGGAAGATCGGCGCAGTCATCATCCCGCTGAACGCCCGCCAGACCGAAGGCGAAGTGGCCCGCGTGGTAAAACACGCAACCCCTGCCGCCATTGTGATGACCTCCCATGTTTCCCCTGACGCCACGGCCCATGCCACCCGAATGGGGGCGCAGGAAATCACAGGTGCATTCGGAACGATGCATCTGGCAAAGGGCGTATCCGACCCCGATCCAGTGCTCAGCGACGTTGCTGTTTTGCTTTATACCACGGGCACAACTGGCGATCCAAAGGGGGTGATGCTGACCCATAGTGGTGTGCGTTTCGGCGGCATGGCCTCTAGCGGTCTGCGCAAAATGGTGCCTGAGGACGTTGTTTATGGCGTCTTGCCGATGAGCCACGTCTTTGGCTTGATCTCGGTGCTGGTAGGGGCGTGCCATACGGGTGCGCATGTTCAGATAGACGCACGGTTCTCCGCACAAAAGCTGTATGACGCGGCGATGGGCGGCGTGACGATCATTCCCGCGGTGCCCCAGATGCACGCTTTGGTGATGCAATACACCAAAGAGCAAGGCATGGAGCGTCTGGGCGCCCCCAAGCTGCGCTATGTTTCCTCTGGCGGCGCGCCGCTGGACCCAACATGGAAACGCAAAGCCGAGGCGTTCTACGAACTCCCCCTGCAGAACGGATTTGGCATGACCGAGACGTCATCGGGCGCGTCAGCCACCCAAAACGAGTTAGGGTCGCCTGACATATCAGTTGGCCCTGTCACGCCTGGCACCCGCGCGCGGATCGACGTTGATGCACCTGGTGGCAATGGCGAGGAAGAGGGCGAGGTGCTGGTCGCGGGCCCTCATGTGATGAAGGGGTATTACCGAAACCCCACCGAGACGGCCAAAGCGATCGATGCTGACGGCTGGCTGCATACGGGCGACCTTGGCAAGATCGACGAAGAGGGAAACCTATACATCCTTGGCCGCTCGAAAGAGTTGATCATTCACGGCGGATTTAACGTCTACCCGCCAGAGGTCGAGGCGGCGTTAAACGACCACCCGCAGGTGATCCAATCGGCTGTGGTGGGGCGGACAAAAGACGGTGACGAAGAAGTGCTGGCCTTTGTTCAGGTCGCAGATGCAGACCGCCCTGATGTGGAGGCTCTGCGCGCTTTTGTGAAAGAGCGCCTGACAGGCTACAAGCGGCCCAAGCATATCGTATTGGCAACAGCATTACCTGCCGCGCCAACGGGCAAGCTTCTTAAACACAAAATGATCGAGACATTTGCCGATCAGCTCCCCTAG
- a CDS encoding DUF1007 family protein, giving the protein MRALFAIFICLIAAPLAAHPHIFINTGLKFLIDEENRLTHVQIIWEYDELYSLLVTEDMGLDEDYDGVLSASDRIALTGFDMNWVQGFNGDLVAEMNGAVLALSGPTSPTAELTDGKIITSHMRAVKSSPVMDAPVIVRPYDGTYYTAYEVGLDVGVQGRNGCNVNLNAPDIGGALAMTKAELAALPEDMDMEAAGLGDIGRRFATEVTVTCDVQ; this is encoded by the coding sequence ATGAGAGCCTTGTTCGCCATTTTCATATGCCTGATCGCAGCGCCCCTTGCCGCGCATCCCCATATTTTCATCAATACGGGGCTGAAATTCCTGATCGATGAAGAAAACAGGCTGACCCATGTTCAGATCATTTGGGAATATGACGAGCTGTATTCCCTTCTTGTGACCGAGGATATGGGGCTGGATGAAGATTATGATGGCGTTTTATCGGCCTCTGACAGGATCGCGTTGACTGGTTTTGATATGAACTGGGTGCAAGGGTTTAACGGTGACCTTGTGGCAGAAATGAACGGCGCGGTTCTGGCGCTTTCGGGGCCAACCTCACCGACTGCCGAATTGACCGATGGCAAGATCATCACCAGCCACATGCGCGCGGTAAAATCATCGCCTGTAATGGATGCGCCTGTGATTGTTCGCCCCTATGACGGCACCTATTATACGGCCTACGAAGTCGGCCTCGACGTTGGGGTGCAAGGGCGCAATGGCTGCAACGTAAATCTAAACGCCCCTGATATCGGTGGCGCACTTGCCATGACCAAAGCCGAGCTGGCCGCCTTGCCCGAAGATATGGATATGGAGGCGGCAGGCCTCGGCGATATTGGCCGCCGTTTTGCGACAGAGGTGACCGTCACATGCGACGTACAATAA
- a CDS encoding PLP-dependent aminotransferase family protein gives MDWHQIFAGRNDRMKASEIRELLKLLDQPDIISFAGGIPDPDLFPAEAFQEAFTQALTAENQATALQYSVSEGYAPLRDWIVGEMARLDIPCTRDNIMITSGSQQALDYLGKLLLNAGDTALVGWPTYLGALGAFNAYEPRYDRLDPETNRSAADYAEAAGEGQVKFAYMSVDFANPTGRTLDAQMRERVIDLADELDIAVIEDAAYQSLRFEGEALAPVLAREIARKGSIDACRTIYCGSFSKTLAPGLRVGWVCASKEVIGQLVLLKQAADLHSSTINQMAIATVAQNQFDTHVAKIKEAYRARRDSMLAALEKHMPDSVRWTRPEGGMFIWLDLPAQLNSADLLAQSLKSERVAFVPGHAFFADGTGTNTMRLSFSKMDEALIDEGIERLGRLIAAAL, from the coding sequence ATGGATTGGCATCAGATATTCGCGGGACGAAATGACCGCATGAAGGCAAGCGAAATTCGCGAATTGCTCAAGCTGCTGGACCAGCCGGATATTATTTCCTTTGCGGGGGGCATCCCCGATCCCGATCTGTTTCCCGCCGAAGCATTTCAAGAGGCCTTTACCCAAGCATTAACCGCTGAGAACCAAGCGACAGCCCTGCAATATTCAGTATCTGAGGGCTATGCCCCTTTGCGCGATTGGATCGTGGGGGAAATGGCGCGTCTGGATATTCCTTGTACCCGTGACAACATCATGATTACCTCTGGCTCGCAGCAGGCGCTGGATTATCTGGGTAAGTTGCTGCTGAATGCAGGGGATACGGCGCTGGTCGGCTGGCCAACCTATCTGGGGGCGCTAGGCGCGTTCAATGCGTATGAGCCGCGCTATGATCGGCTTGACCCCGAAACAAACCGTTCGGCTGCGGATTACGCTGAAGCGGCTGGGGAGGGGCAGGTTAAATTTGCCTATATGTCTGTTGATTTTGCAAACCCCACGGGGCGCACTTTGGATGCGCAGATGCGCGAGCGGGTGATTGATCTGGCGGATGAGCTGGACATCGCGGTGATCGAAGACGCCGCCTATCAATCCTTGCGATTTGAGGGCGAGGCGCTTGCTCCGGTTTTGGCCCGCGAGATCGCGCGTAAAGGCAGCATTGACGCCTGCCGCACGATTTATTGCGGTAGTTTCTCGAAAACACTGGCGCCTGGTTTGCGGGTCGGGTGGGTCTGTGCTTCGAAAGAGGTGATTGGCCAGCTGGTGCTTTTGAAACAGGCGGCAGATTTGCACAGCTCTACGATCAACCAAATGGCAATCGCGACCGTTGCGCAAAACCAGTTCGACACCCATGTTGCCAAGATCAAAGAAGCTTATCGCGCGCGCCGCGACAGCATGCTTGCCGCGTTGGAAAAACACATGCCCGATAGCGTGCGCTGGACACGCCCCGAGGGCGGGATGTTTATCTGGCTGGACCTTCCTGCGCAGCTCAATAGCGCGGATTTGCTGGCGCAGTCCTTGAAATCCGAAAGGGTCGCCTTTGTGCCGGGCCATGCGTTTTTCGCAGATGGAACAGGGACAAACACCATGCGCCTCAGCTTTAGCAAAATGGACGAGGCCCTCATCGATGAGGGGATCGAGCGGCTGGGTCGGCTAATTGCCGCCGCTCTTTAA
- a CDS encoding acyl-CoA dehydrogenase family protein, with the protein MDLSYSVEEKAFRDEVRAFLEEKVTPELRDKVRNRSDLTKADMEQWHATLNERGWLAPNWPKEFGGAEWNAVQKHIFEEEAAAASAPRIVPFGLGMLAPVLQKFGSKEQQDHWLPRILSGEDWWCQGYSEPGAGSDLASLKTTAVKNEAGTHYVVNGQKTWTTLGQHANMIFCLVRTDKDVKQQEGISFLLIDMDTPGIEVRPIILLDGTPEVNEVWFTDVEVPIENLVGEENKGWTYAKYLLTHERTNIAGVGASQAGLDMVKRLARVEMSGGKPLMENPHFAARVAQVEIDLMAMSTTNMRIISKAAAGQAPGVESSMLKVKGTIIHQEINDLARRAAGVYATPFASEALEGANETLPDPNGAGPVSARYFNNRKLSIFGGSNEIQRGIIAKVTMGG; encoded by the coding sequence ATGGATCTGAGTTATTCAGTTGAAGAGAAAGCGTTTCGCGACGAAGTCCGCGCTTTTCTCGAAGAAAAGGTAACGCCCGAGTTGCGTGACAAAGTGCGCAACCGCAGCGACCTGACCAAAGCTGACATGGAGCAATGGCACGCCACGTTGAACGAACGCGGCTGGCTGGCACCAAACTGGCCCAAAGAATTTGGCGGCGCGGAATGGAACGCTGTTCAAAAGCACATCTTCGAAGAAGAAGCCGCAGCAGCATCGGCGCCGCGCATCGTGCCCTTTGGCCTTGGCATGCTGGCCCCTGTGTTGCAGAAATTCGGCTCTAAGGAACAGCAAGACCATTGGCTGCCACGCATTTTGTCTGGCGAAGACTGGTGGTGTCAGGGCTATTCCGAACCGGGTGCGGGATCTGACCTTGCGTCGCTGAAAACAACTGCCGTCAAAAACGAAGCTGGCACACATTACGTTGTGAACGGCCAAAAGACGTGGACCACGCTGGGCCAGCACGCAAACATGATCTTTTGCTTGGTGCGCACCGACAAAGACGTAAAGCAGCAAGAGGGCATTTCCTTCCTGCTGATCGACATGGACACACCGGGCATCGAAGTGCGCCCGATCATTCTGTTGGATGGCACGCCCGAAGTGAACGAAGTCTGGTTCACCGACGTAGAAGTGCCCATCGAGAACCTTGTCGGCGAAGAGAACAAAGGCTGGACCTATGCGAAATATTTGCTGACGCATGAACGCACCAACATCGCGGGTGTTGGCGCGTCCCAGGCGGGGCTGGATATGGTCAAACGTCTTGCGCGGGTTGAGATGTCTGGCGGTAAACCTCTGATGGAGAACCCCCATTTCGCAGCGCGTGTTGCGCAGGTCGAGATTGATCTGATGGCGATGTCCACGACCAACATGCGCATCATTTCCAAAGCGGCGGCAGGTCAGGCTCCGGGCGTGGAATCCTCCATGCTCAAGGTGAAAGGAACGATCATTCATCAAGAAATCAACGATCTGGCACGCCGTGCAGCGGGTGTTTACGCAACGCCATTTGCATCCGAGGCCTTGGAGGGCGCAAACGAAACACTGCCCGATCCAAACGGCGCTGGCCCTGTGTCCGCGAGATATTTCAACAACAGAAAATTGTCGATCTTCGGCGGATCCAACGAGATCCAGCGCGGCATTATCGCTAAAGTAACGATGGGGGGCTAA